A single window of Candidatus Falkowbacteria bacterium DNA harbors:
- a CDS encoding TIGR00341 family protein, which produces MQKVKKQEAQVLKRRFFKSFFIAGKRQIKVFEQINENAKGDFDFYVMTLFAGIIIALGIVIDSAAVVIGGMLLAPLVWPILGMALGVTMGRSHILRTSLMTILKSTLVIVIFSILVGLIAPEVVIESKEFLSRTQPTLLELLIALAAGFVGAFIIAYPKMGSAISGVVVAAAIVPPVATVGLSLARGEFDAAAGAFLLYLSNLIAITFAATILFLISNFSTSSAQAEEKRKSGFRWSLLLLIVIIVPLVLITKQTALTVKQSKAVKDVVVSSLQNVAVSSLKIDQKNDILVANLTVQAKEGITEDEVEAMENILTKRLKETVILNVTVVPTLEVGRKLSDLWKDDETPLVQEPVENLNELIKCPISIGNKKVIRSYSKLVGCPICPKIIICENGVEFAGQQYNEETGLCEDLLFAGGTPCFDESSPDELQQ; this is translated from the coding sequence ATGCAAAAAGTAAAAAAACAGGAAGCGCAGGTTTTAAAGCGTAGATTTTTTAAAAGTTTTTTCATTGCTGGCAAGCGACAAATAAAAGTTTTCGAGCAAATCAATGAAAATGCAAAAGGTGATTTTGATTTCTATGTAATGACACTTTTCGCCGGGATAATTATTGCATTGGGAATCGTTATTGATTCGGCTGCTGTTGTAATCGGTGGAATGTTGTTGGCTCCTTTGGTTTGGCCGATTTTAGGAATGGCCTTGGGGGTTACAATGGGACGTTCACATATATTGAGAACTTCGTTAATGACAATTCTTAAATCGACTTTGGTAATTGTTATTTTCTCAATATTGGTTGGCCTGATTGCCCCGGAAGTTGTTATTGAAAGCAAGGAATTCTTATCCAGAACGCAACCAACATTATTAGAGCTTTTAATTGCTTTAGCTGCCGGTTTCGTGGGCGCCTTTATCATTGCTTATCCGAAAATGGGGAGCGCAATTTCCGGTGTTGTTGTTGCGGCTGCGATTGTGCCGCCAGTTGCTACGGTTGGATTGTCATTAGCTAGAGGTGAATTTGATGCAGCTGCTGGAGCATTCTTATTGTATTTATCCAATCTGATAGCAATTACTTTTGCGGCTACAATTTTGTTTTTAATTTCCAACTTTTCTACTAGTTCAGCTCAAGCTGAAGAAAAAAGAAAATCTGGCTTTCGGTGGAGCTTACTTTTGTTAATTGTTATTATTGTGCCACTTGTATTAATTACGAAACAAACCGCACTGACAGTGAAACAATCAAAGGCAGTAAAAGATGTTGTAGTTTCTAGTTTGCAAAATGTAGCAGTATCCAGCTTGAAGATTGATCAAAAAAATGATATTTTAGTTGCTAATTTAACAGTACAGGCAAAAGAAGGGATTACTGAGGATGAGGTCGAGGCAATGGAGAATATTTTAACCAAAAGATTGAAAGAAACGGTAATTCTAAATGTGACAGTGGTGCCAACCTTAGAAGTCGGAAGAAAGTTGTCTGATCTTTGGAAGGATGACGAGACTCCCTTGGTACAAGAACCAGTTGAAAATCTCAATGAATTAATCAAATGTCCAATATCTATTGGGAACAAAAAAGTGATACGTTCTTATTCTAAATTAGTTGGCTGTCCTATTTGTCCTAAAATTATTATTTGTGAAAATGGTGTCGAGTTTGCTGGCCAACAATATAATGAAGAAACGGGCCTTTGTGAAGATCTATTATTTGCCGGAGGAACACCATGCTTTGATGAAAGTTCTCCTGATGAACTTCAGCAGTAA